The DNA window ACCAGCAATACCGCTCGCAGCCGCGCGACCTGCGGCAGTTTTACGTGCGGTCAGACGATAATCGCATGATCTCACTGGACAACCTGGTCACGGTGAAAGAAGGGACCAACGCCAGTGTGATCAACCATTACAATCTGTTCCGCAGCGTTGAAATTGATGGCAGCGCCGCTCCCGGGTATAGCTCCGGCCAGGCGATTCAGGCCATGGAAGATATCTCAAAAGAAGTCCTGCATCAGGGTTATTCGTTTGAATGGACTGGAATTTCACTGGAAGAAATACAGTCCGGTGCGCAAACCGTAATGCTCTTTGGCCTGGGCTTGCTGGTGGTGTACCTGACGCTCTCCGCGCAGTATGAGAGCTTTGTGCTGCCGTTTATTATTCTGCTGGCTGTGCCCATGGCGGTGCTGGGCGCGCTGCTGGCACAATCCATGCGCGGCCTGCAAAACGACGTCTACTGCCAGATAGGACTAGTGATGCTGATTGGCCTGGCCAGCAAGAACGCCATCTTGATCGTGGAATTTGCCGAACAGTTGCAGCATCGCGGGCTGAGCCTTGTGGACTCCGCGATTGAAGCTGCGCGGCTGCGGTTGCGGCCCATCCTGATGACCTCAATCGCGTTTATTCTGGGCGTGCTGCCACTGGTCTTTGCCAGCGGCGCGGGCGCAGCAGGGCGGCACTCCGTCGGAACGACAGTGTTTGGAGGAATGATCATCTCCACGTTCCTCAACCTCTTTATTATCCCAGTGCTTTATATTCTGGTGCGCGGATGGCTCCCGATGAAACTCAAGCCTGAACTGGTGGAAACGCAAGAGCTGGTGGAAAAGAGCGCGTAAAGCCCGGAATGGCAACGCTTACCAAGCCCAATCGCCTTGAGTCTAATTTGAGACCACAGGAAACCTGCCGATGAAAACATTCGCTCTGCTGTTTCTGCTTGTTGCCACTTCAGCCGCTACGTTTGCGAGCGCAAAACCGGAAAAGCAAACTATCGCATCTATGGGTGCGGAACGGACTTACTATACGTTTGTGCCGGAAAAACTTACCGCGCCGGCACCATTGCTGTTGCTTCTGCACGGCTCTGGCCGTGACGGAATGTCACAAATCAACGAATGGAAAGACCTGGCGGAGAAAGAAGGCATCATCCTTGTCGCGCCTGACTCGGCAAACTCGCGCGAGTGGAGCATGAACACCGATGGTCCTGAATTTCTTCACGACATCGTGGAAGCGGTCCGCGCAAAGCATTCTGTTGATGGCGCCCGTTTATATATTTTTGGCCATTCCGCCGGCGCGGTTTTTGCTTTGTATATGGGGGGGATGGAGTCCAGATACTTTGCCGCAACGGGAGTCCATGCGGGCGCGATTGCTGAAGACTTCTATCCCACTCTGGATGTCGCGAAGCGCAAGATTCCCATCACCATATGGGTCGGCACGGAAGATCCGTACTTTAAACCGCCGCTGGTAAAAGCCACACAGACTGAGTTGAACAAACACGGCTTTGACGCCAAGGTAATCGAAATCAAAGGGCACGACCACAACTATTACGCGGTATCGAAAGAACTGAATCCACAAATCTGGGATTTTTTACGCAGCAACAAGCTGGATGGAGAAGCGAACTGGCAGGTTTATCAACGTAAATAAAATCGGACGGCTGAAGATTTCTTCAAAACAAGAGAGGCGCTTCAGGTACGCAAAGGAGTGGCCATCAGGGTTTGGACCTTGCCTGCAAGGTCCTTCAGAGAATACGGCTTCTGAAGAAAAAACACGCCTTGCTTGGAAATGCCATTTTGCAGAACGATGTCGTCTGTATATCCGGAAACGTAAAGAAGCCGGGTGTTCGGCCTGAGTTGCAGCAACCGGTCGGCAAATTCGCGACCGCTCATTTTTGGCATCACCACGTCTGTAATGACCAGGTCAATCTGGCCGGCAGCCTTCAAAAGACCCAGCGCTTCCGGACCGCTGCCGGCGCATGTAACGGAATAGCCGAGCGCAGTCAGGAATTCGGCGTTAACGTTTCGCAAATCCATCTCGTCTTCCACCAGCAGGATGCCGCCATTGCCTCTCTTCATTTCCTGCGGACTGGCTTCGCTGGCGCTGGGAGCGTCAGAGACCGCTACCGGCAGCAGAATATTGACCTGTGTCCCTTTTCGGGGACTGGACTCAATTACGATCTCACCGTGGCATTGCTGGACGATGCCATACACGGTGGCAAGTCCGAGTCCGGTGCCGCGTCCGACCTCTTTCGTCGTGTAGAAAGGCTCAAAGGCATGCAAGCGCGTCTCTTCATCCATGCCAATGCCGGTATCGCGAATGCGTATGGCCACGTATTGACCGATCGCGACATTGCCAGAGGAAGTGAGCGCCGGACGTAGCACGTCTTCTGTGGTCACAAATATCTGGCCGCCCGCGGGCATTGCGTCGCGTGAATTGATGACGATGTTGAAGATGATCTGTTCGAAGTGTGTCTTGTCGATCACCACAGTCCCCGTGGCGCGCAGGTCCACTGAGAGTTCAATGTCCTCCCCAATCAGCCGGGGAAGAATGGCGGTAAGCTCCTGAAGAGCTTCTCCGGTTTGCAGCGGTACGGGCCGCACGATTTCCTTGCGGCTGAAGGTGAGCAGTTGCCGGGTAAGGCCGCTGGCGCGTTGCGTGGTATCAATAATCTTGCTGCAATAGCGGCGCAGGCCCTCGGCGCTTTCCAGTTTGGCTTCCAGCAGTTCAGCATAGCCGCCAATCACTCCCAGCAGATTGTTGAAGTCATGCGCAACGCCTCCGGCCAGCCGGCCCAGGGCTTCCATTTTTTGCGCACGGAGGAATTTTGCTTCAAGGGCGCGCTGTTCCGTCTGGTCGAGTTGCATGCCAAAGATGCATTCCTTGTCGCCGATGCGCACCAGAGTAGCGAAGTACAGGGCAATGTGCTC is part of the Terriglobia bacterium genome and encodes:
- a CDS encoding dienelactone hydrolase family protein; translation: MKTFALLFLLVATSAATFASAKPEKQTIASMGAERTYYTFVPEKLTAPAPLLLLLHGSGRDGMSQINEWKDLAEKEGIILVAPDSANSREWSMNTDGPEFLHDIVEAVRAKHSVDGARLYIFGHSAGAVFALYMGGMESRYFAATGVHAGAIAEDFYPTLDVAKRKIPITIWVGTEDPYFKPPLVKATQTELNKHGFDAKVIEIKGHDHNYYAVSKELNPQIWDFLRSNKLDGEANWQVYQRK